The following proteins come from a genomic window of Pseudomonas sp. WJP1:
- a CDS encoding metallophosphoesterase, with the protein MTPTIEVPRIQRFAANTAGRDFAAGDIHGHFTRLQAALDAVGFDPVVDRLFSVGDLIDRGPECRDALDWLAKPWFHPVCGNHDDFVVHFDTCDVFSWICNGGSWFTELSPFEQQAFALQFAELPIAIEIETPGGLVGIIHADCPVPSWDLLRNELESPESDKQLRLVQLRCMWSRTRIQIGDTGGVEGLRALVVGHTPLKQAVVLGNVYHIDTGGWMDGHFTLLDIATLECYPPIDPEPGFDWER; encoded by the coding sequence ATGACCCCAACCATCGAGGTGCCGCGCATCCAGCGCTTCGCTGCAAACACCGCTGGTCGGGATTTCGCGGCAGGTGACATTCATGGGCACTTCACCCGATTGCAAGCTGCGCTGGATGCGGTCGGTTTCGATCCTGTTGTCGACCGCCTGTTCAGCGTCGGAGACCTGATCGATCGTGGACCCGAGTGCAGAGACGCCCTGGACTGGCTTGCCAAGCCATGGTTTCACCCGGTGTGCGGCAACCATGACGACTTCGTGGTGCACTTCGACACGTGCGACGTCTTCAGCTGGATCTGCAACGGCGGATCATGGTTCACCGAGCTGTCGCCGTTCGAGCAGCAAGCGTTCGCGCTGCAGTTCGCCGAGCTGCCGATTGCCATCGAGATCGAGACGCCTGGCGGACTGGTCGGGATCATTCACGCCGATTGCCCCGTGCCGTCATGGGATCTGCTGCGCAACGAACTCGAATCGCCTGAAAGCGACAAGCAGCTGCGACTGGTGCAGCTGCGCTGCATGTGGTCACGCACCCGGATCCAGATCGGGGACACCGGAGGCGTCGAAGGACTTCGCGCCCTGGTGGTCGGCCATACTCCACTCAAGCAAGCGGTAGTGCTCGGCAACGTGTACCACATCGACACAGGCGGCTGGATGGACGGTCATTTCACATTGCTGGATATCGCAACGCTGGAGTGCTACCCGCCGATTGA
- a CDS encoding anti-virulence regulator CigR family protein → MFRKRSLIVAITCIALVSGSAPALADPGNGKGQGNAKGNSQNSQEHGNQGNKGKHSGGSDWDNGPSINRGSIIGIVDGHRDYWSPGPALPPGIQKNLARGKPLPPGIAKKLDGRLIGSLPHYDGYEWQQAGTDLILVAIATGLIYEVLNGAFD, encoded by the coding sequence ATGTTCAGAAAACGCTCGTTGATTGTCGCTATTACGTGTATTGCATTGGTTTCTGGCTCCGCGCCGGCATTGGCCGATCCAGGTAATGGCAAGGGGCAGGGAAACGCAAAAGGCAATTCGCAAAACAGCCAGGAGCATGGCAACCAGGGCAACAAAGGGAAGCATTCTGGAGGCAGTGATTGGGACAATGGCCCCAGCATCAATCGGGGAAGTATTATTGGCATTGTCGATGGGCATCGGGACTACTGGAGCCCCGGACCTGCGTTACCGCCCGGCATTCAAAAGAACCTTGCCCGAGGTAAACCGCTTCCGCCGGGGATTGCCAAAAAGCTCGATGGCCGGCTGATCGGCAGTCTGCCTCATTATGACGGGTATGAATGGCAGCAGGCGGGCACCGACTTGATACTGGTGGCGATCGCTACCGGTCTGATCTATGAAGTGCTCAACGGCGCTTTCGATTGA